A genomic segment from Alteribacillus bidgolensis encodes:
- a CDS encoding PH domain-containing protein encodes MNNWYKLHSASILLMFTSKVKDLLIPLLLTLFAGGTGYGSRFTSLLFPILIIVILLYSFLYWVSFRYQFYEGELRIKQGIFIKKKRYIRKNRVQSVDIVSGMFHRLLKVEKVKIETAGGGMEPEVELAAVKQKEAQFIRTQLRSVDVPNQSEGEEAKELGLSTERSFYYKVPLKSIIIAGFTSGKVGLVFSAAAALISQIDQFLPRGFYENSIGVLISKGAVFLTGILLVVAFIAWIISIFITVIQYGNFEISKNDKELIISRGLLEKRHLTLQLNRITSVRYVCNPIRQWLGVWSIYVDSAGGGSKEEQLSTLLLPLGSRKEIDHLMKEVLPYAQMPETIQPLPKKAALRYIIRTSIIWWLLTFPVMCFLPNGWVFFILPLSFSYLGWLRYKDSGFTLRRNQCVLQTRLFSLSCNILPKNQIQSITYQQSFFQKKRKLYTLSADILSTTGGRTFQLNDMETDEHQNIFEWYKRNNK; translated from the coding sequence ATGAATAATTGGTACAAATTGCATAGCGCCTCCATTTTATTAATGTTTACTTCCAAAGTGAAAGATTTACTGATTCCTTTATTGTTAACTTTATTTGCTGGCGGTACGGGTTATGGGTCTCGATTTACCTCTTTGCTTTTTCCTATACTGATTATCGTTATTTTGTTGTACAGTTTCCTATACTGGGTGTCGTTTAGGTATCAATTTTATGAAGGTGAACTAAGAATTAAACAAGGAATCTTTATCAAGAAAAAACGTTATATTAGAAAAAATAGAGTACAATCTGTAGATATTGTTTCCGGAATGTTTCATAGACTGCTGAAAGTAGAAAAAGTTAAAATTGAAACTGCAGGCGGAGGGATGGAGCCTGAAGTTGAATTAGCAGCAGTCAAACAAAAAGAGGCGCAATTTATTCGTACACAGCTTAGAAGCGTAGACGTACCAAATCAGTCTGAAGGTGAGGAGGCAAAAGAACTCGGACTGTCTACGGAAAGAAGTTTTTATTATAAAGTGCCATTAAAATCAATTATAATAGCGGGATTTACTTCAGGAAAAGTAGGCCTTGTTTTTTCAGCTGCTGCTGCTCTTATTTCTCAAATTGATCAATTTCTTCCTCGTGGATTTTACGAGAATTCTATTGGTGTACTGATTTCTAAGGGAGCTGTCTTTTTGACAGGTATATTACTAGTTGTCGCATTCATTGCATGGATCATTTCCATCTTCATTACAGTTATTCAATATGGTAACTTTGAGATTTCCAAAAATGATAAAGAATTAATTATTTCTCGAGGCTTATTAGAAAAAAGACATTTGACATTGCAATTAAACCGGATAACAAGCGTGCGCTATGTGTGCAATCCCATACGACAATGGCTTGGTGTATGGAGTATTTACGTCGACAGTGCAGGGGGAGGCTCTAAAGAAGAACAACTTTCTACATTGCTTTTGCCGCTTGGCAGCAGAAAAGAAATAGATCATTTAATGAAAGAAGTGCTGCCTTATGCCCAAATGCCAGAAACAATCCAGCCTTTACCCAAAAAAGCCGCTCTTCGCTATATTATTCGTACATCGATTATTTGGTGGCTGCTCACTTTTCCGGTGATGTGTTTCCTTCCAAATGGCTGGGTATTTTTTATACTGCCGCTTTCTTTTTCTTATTTGGGCTGGCTCAGATATAAAGACAGTGGTTTTACGCTGCGCCGCAATCAGTGTGTATTACAAACGAGACTTTTTAGTTTATCTTGTAATATACTTCCAAAAAATCAAATTCAGTCCATTACTTATCAGCAATCTTTTTTTCAAAAAAAAAGAAAGTTGTACACATTATCAGCAGATATTTTATCAACTACTGGGGGCCGTACATTTCAATTAAACGATATGGAAACAGATGAGCATCAAAATATTTTTGAATGGTATAAAAGAAACAATAAATAA